From the genome of Chthoniobacterales bacterium, one region includes:
- the dprA gene encoding DNA-protecting protein DprA: MNHLEACVALNMIPSMGPVRMRRLLGAFGSAEKILLARRGQLEQVEGISSHVAENIARWQGFADPSAELRKAKAMGAVVITAEDDNYPHSLREIHDPPIVLYMLGTLDDRDRNAIAVVGSRRASHYATESAKKLSFQMAYAGLTVVSGLARGIDTAAHQGALAAKGRTIAVIGAGLAHIYPPENAQLAERIASSGAVLSEFPIDTKPDRQTFPIRNRIVTGLSFGVLVVEAGANSGALISANMAAEQGRTLYAVPGRIDQPSCLGSNRLIQQGAKLVTAAGDILDDLPILFAKEPELPDAPTPQSLSPNEQKICDAIGSEEAPLDTVIATSGLTPAVVSSTLLALEMRRLVKQLPGKRFVKLV, encoded by the coding sequence ATGAACCACCTCGAGGCCTGCGTCGCGCTGAACATGATTCCGTCCATGGGCCCGGTGCGCATGCGCCGGCTGCTCGGTGCTTTCGGCTCGGCGGAAAAAATCCTGCTGGCGCGCCGCGGCCAACTCGAGCAAGTCGAAGGCATCAGCTCACACGTCGCCGAAAACATCGCCCGCTGGCAGGGTTTCGCCGATCCGTCCGCGGAACTGCGAAAAGCGAAGGCAATGGGCGCGGTCGTGATCACGGCGGAGGATGACAATTATCCGCACTCGCTGCGCGAAATCCACGATCCGCCGATCGTTCTCTACATGCTCGGCACGCTTGACGATCGCGACCGCAACGCCATCGCCGTCGTCGGGTCCCGTCGCGCCAGCCACTATGCCACGGAAAGCGCCAAAAAGCTTTCATTCCAGATGGCCTATGCAGGACTAACGGTCGTCAGCGGTCTGGCGCGCGGCATCGACACCGCCGCCCACCAAGGCGCGTTGGCCGCCAAAGGACGCACCATCGCCGTGATCGGCGCCGGGTTGGCGCACATTTATCCGCCGGAGAACGCGCAACTCGCCGAGCGCATCGCCTCGTCGGGGGCGGTCCTCTCCGAGTTCCCCATCGACACGAAACCCGACCGCCAAACATTTCCCATCCGCAACCGCATCGTCACAGGACTTTCTTTCGGCGTTCTTGTGGTCGAGGCCGGCGCCAACAGCGGCGCGCTCATCAGCGCGAACATGGCCGCAGAGCAAGGGCGCACGCTTTACGCAGTGCCCGGACGCATCGACCAACCGTCCTGCCTCGGATCGAACCGCTTGATCCAGCAGGGCGCAAAACTTGTCACTGCGGCCGGCGACATCCTCGATGATCTGCCGATTCTTTTTGCCAAAGAGCCGGAACTGCCGGACGCCCCGACCCCGCAAAGCCTTTCGCCCAACGAGCAAAAGATCTGTGACGCGATCGGCTCCGAAGAGGCGCCTCTCGATACCGTGATCGCGACAAGCGGGTTGACACCGGCCGTCGTGTCTTCCACGTTGCTCGCCCTTGAAATGCGGCGACTCGTCAAGCAATTGCCGGGAAAACGCTTCGTCAAACTCGTTTAA
- a CDS encoding DNA topoisomerase III produces the protein MSKTLVIAEKPSVAGDLARALGKFKKEKGYYEGDSMVISHTVGHLLEIQEPDEFKVVRGKWSLENLPVLPNRFDLVPREKAQEQLRILKKLLARKDVGEVINACDAGREGELIFRYVVQHFKNTKPIKRLWLQSMTADAIREGFAHLRSDEEMIPLSEAATCRSESDWLVGINGSRAMTAFYKELLGGFQVTPVGRVQTPTLAILVEREEKIRNFQPRPYFELHGEFGVAAGAYIGKWFDEKFKKSSDEDAKAERIWGRAKADEIKAKCEGKTGTVEETKTPKSESSPLLYDLTTLQREANGRFGFSAKRTLQIAQALYEKHKVLTYPRTDSRYLPQDNLPAVKKVLSGMDDPSLGPHARKALDKGWVTATPRVFNNAKVSDHHAIIPTGASPEKLDEYEMRLYDLVARRFIAVFFPPAKYEVTKRITTVEGEKFKTDGKVLIEPGWREVYGKSAAGADEESLVPVKQGETAETKSIEVKELQTKPAPRFTEATLLSAMEGAGKLVEDEELREAMSQRGLGTPATRAAIIEGLLTQEYVRREGRDLAATAKGIKLITALRELQIGTLSSPEMTGEWEYKLKQIEAGQLKRDAFMEEIRGLVDRVIKKIKEASGQVNSETMRGNFHDLDAKCPKCGSAAGFKESFKAYDCKAGCGLVVWKTVSGRELEPEEVRALLDTGSVGPIKGFKSKMGRPFEAKLALSEATGWKTTFDFGDGGVRNNEPFNKDAATMVVEKCPVCENGAIYDAGNAFACEHALAPEKKCAFRMGKTILQREISADDVRKICAEGKTALLTKFISKKGRPFNAFLVLDKKSGKVGFEFEERKPKTPKKTAAAAGAS, from the coding sequence ATGTCCAAAACACTCGTCATCGCCGAAAAGCCCAGCGTGGCCGGAGACCTTGCCCGCGCCCTTGGAAAGTTCAAAAAGGAGAAGGGTTATTACGAGGGCGACTCCATGGTGATTTCCCACACGGTGGGACATCTGCTCGAGATCCAGGAACCCGATGAATTCAAAGTCGTGCGCGGAAAGTGGAGCCTCGAGAATCTCCCGGTCCTTCCCAACCGCTTCGACCTCGTGCCGCGCGAAAAAGCGCAGGAGCAGTTGCGCATCCTGAAAAAACTTTTGGCCCGCAAAGACGTCGGTGAAGTGATCAACGCTTGCGACGCCGGACGCGAGGGTGAACTGATCTTCCGCTACGTCGTCCAGCACTTCAAAAACACCAAACCCATCAAGCGGCTTTGGCTGCAGTCCATGACGGCTGACGCCATCCGCGAAGGCTTCGCACATCTGCGCAGCGACGAGGAAATGATCCCGCTGAGCGAGGCCGCTACCTGCCGCTCGGAAAGCGATTGGTTGGTCGGCATCAATGGCTCGCGGGCCATGACCGCCTTCTACAAGGAATTGCTCGGCGGTTTCCAAGTGACGCCCGTGGGCCGTGTTCAGACACCCACCTTAGCAATCCTTGTCGAACGCGAGGAAAAAATCCGCAATTTCCAGCCCCGTCCTTACTTCGAACTGCACGGTGAGTTCGGCGTGGCCGCCGGGGCATACATCGGCAAATGGTTCGACGAGAAATTCAAAAAGTCATCGGATGAAGACGCCAAAGCCGAGCGCATCTGGGGTCGGGCCAAAGCGGACGAGATCAAGGCCAAGTGCGAAGGAAAAACCGGCACCGTCGAGGAGACCAAGACACCGAAAAGCGAGTCCTCGCCGCTTCTCTACGATCTCACCACGCTCCAGCGCGAGGCCAACGGACGTTTCGGATTCAGCGCCAAGCGCACCCTGCAAATCGCCCAAGCCCTTTACGAGAAGCACAAAGTCCTCACCTACCCCCGCACCGACTCGCGCTATCTACCCCAGGACAACCTGCCGGCGGTGAAGAAAGTCCTCTCCGGTATGGACGATCCTTCGCTCGGGCCCCACGCACGCAAAGCTTTGGACAAGGGATGGGTGACAGCCACGCCGCGCGTTTTCAACAACGCCAAAGTCAGCGACCACCACGCAATCATTCCCACCGGCGCCAGCCCTGAGAAACTCGACGAATACGAGATGCGCCTCTACGACCTCGTGGCGCGGCGCTTCATCGCGGTCTTTTTCCCTCCCGCAAAATACGAGGTCACCAAACGCATCACCACGGTGGAGGGCGAGAAATTCAAGACCGACGGCAAGGTGCTCATCGAACCGGGCTGGCGCGAGGTTTACGGGAAGTCCGCCGCGGGCGCGGACGAAGAATCTCTTGTGCCGGTCAAACAGGGCGAAACCGCCGAGACAAAGTCCATCGAGGTCAAGGAACTGCAGACCAAACCGGCCCCGCGGTTCACCGAGGCGACACTTCTCTCCGCCATGGAAGGCGCCGGCAAACTTGTCGAGGACGAGGAACTGCGCGAAGCCATGAGCCAACGCGGCCTGGGCACCCCCGCCACGCGCGCCGCCATCATCGAGGGCCTCCTCACGCAGGAATACGTGCGGCGCGAAGGCCGCGACCTCGCCGCCACGGCCAAAGGGATCAAGCTCATCACCGCCCTGCGCGAACTGCAGATCGGCACGCTCAGCTCTCCGGAAATGACCGGCGAATGGGAATACAAGCTCAAGCAGATCGAGGCAGGACAGCTCAAACGCGACGCGTTCATGGAGGAAATCCGCGGCCTCGTGGATCGCGTGATCAAAAAAATCAAAGAAGCCTCGGGACAAGTGAACAGCGAGACCATGCGCGGCAATTTCCATGATTTGGATGCCAAATGTCCGAAATGCGGGAGTGCCGCCGGATTCAAAGAATCATTCAAAGCCTATGACTGCAAAGCCGGCTGCGGGCTCGTGGTCTGGAAGACCGTGAGTGGACGCGAACTCGAACCCGAGGAAGTTCGTGCGCTGCTGGACACCGGCAGCGTCGGGCCGATCAAGGGATTCAAGAGCAAGATGGGGCGACCGTTCGAGGCCAAGCTCGCTCTCTCGGAGGCCACCGGATGGAAAACAACTTTCGACTTCGGCGACGGCGGGGTCCGCAACAACGAGCCATTCAATAAAGACGCAGCCACCATGGTGGTGGAGAAATGTCCCGTGTGCGAAAACGGCGCCATCTATGACGCCGGCAACGCCTTCGCTTGTGAACACGCGTTGGCCCCCGAGAAAAAGTGCGCATTCCGCATGGGCAAAACGATCCTCCAGAGAGAAATCAGTGCTGACGACGTTCGCAAAATCTGCGCAGAAGGTAAAACAGCCCTTCTCACAAAGTTCATCTCCAAAAAAGGCCGCCCCTTCAACGCCTTCCTCGTCCTCGACAAGAAATCCGGCAAAGTCGGGTTCGAATTCGAAGAGCGAAAGCCCAAGACGCCGAAGAAGACCGCCGCAGCCGCAGGCGCCTCCTAA